A section of the Streptomyces sp. NBC_01591 genome encodes:
- a CDS encoding pyruvate dehydrogenase produces MAKQNVSEQFVDILVRAGVKRMYGVVGDSLNPVVDAIRRNRAIDWIQVRHEETAAFAAGAEAQITGSLAACAGSCGPGNLHLINGLYDAHRSMAPVLALASHIPSSEIGLGYFQETHPELIFQDCSHYNEMISNPQQMPRLLQTAIQHAIGRGGVSVVTMPGDIASQPAPEKSIEHALVTSRPTVRPGDEEIDKLCRMVDEAKRVTLFCGSGTAGAHAEVMEFAERVKSPVGHALRGKEWIQYDNPYDVGMSGLLGYGAAYEATNECDLLILLGTDFPYNAFLPSDVKIVQVDVRPEHLGRRSKLDLAVWGDVRETLRCLTPQVKVKTDRKFLDRMLKKHADALEGVVKAYTRKVEKHVPIHPEYVASVLDELADDDAVFTVDTGMCNVWAARYLSPNGKRRVIGSFSHGSMANALPQAIGAQFTDRSRQVVSMSGDGGFTMLMGDFLTLVQYDLPVKVVLFNNSSLSMVELEMLVAGLPSFGTSNKNPDFAAVARACGAYGVRVEKPKQLEGALKDAFKHKGPALVDVVTDPNALSIPPKISAEMVTGFALSASKIVLDGGVGRMVQMARSNLRNVPRP; encoded by the coding sequence ATGGCCAAGCAGAACGTGTCGGAGCAGTTCGTCGACATCCTCGTCCGGGCGGGCGTCAAGCGTATGTACGGTGTCGTCGGCGACAGCCTCAACCCGGTAGTCGACGCCATCCGCCGCAATCGGGCCATCGACTGGATCCAGGTCAGGCATGAGGAGACCGCCGCTTTCGCCGCCGGCGCGGAGGCCCAGATCACGGGCTCGCTGGCGGCCTGCGCCGGATCGTGCGGCCCCGGCAATCTGCACCTCATCAACGGCCTCTACGACGCCCACCGCTCCATGGCCCCGGTGCTCGCCCTCGCCTCGCACATCCCGTCGAGCGAGATCGGCCTCGGCTACTTCCAGGAGACCCACCCGGAGCTGATCTTCCAGGATTGCAGCCACTACAACGAGATGATCTCCAACCCGCAGCAGATGCCGCGGCTGCTCCAGACGGCCATTCAGCACGCGATCGGCCGAGGCGGGGTCAGCGTCGTCACGATGCCGGGTGACATTGCATCGCAGCCCGCCCCGGAGAAGTCCATCGAGCACGCGCTGGTCACCTCGCGGCCGACGGTCCGGCCCGGTGACGAGGAGATCGACAAGCTCTGCCGGATGGTCGACGAGGCGAAACGTGTGACATTGTTCTGCGGCAGCGGCACAGCGGGTGCCCACGCCGAGGTGATGGAGTTCGCCGAACGGGTGAAGTCCCCGGTCGGGCACGCACTGCGCGGCAAGGAATGGATCCAGTACGACAACCCGTACGACGTCGGCATGAGCGGCCTGCTCGGCTACGGCGCCGCCTACGAGGCGACCAACGAGTGCGATCTCCTCATCCTGCTCGGCACCGACTTCCCGTACAACGCCTTCCTCCCGTCCGATGTGAAGATCGTCCAGGTCGATGTGCGCCCCGAGCATCTCGGCCGTCGCTCCAAGCTGGATCTGGCGGTCTGGGGCGACGTCCGCGAGACCCTGCGCTGTCTGACCCCGCAGGTGAAGGTCAAGACCGACCGCAAGTTCCTCGACCGGATGCTGAAGAAACACGCCGACGCGCTGGAGGGCGTGGTCAAGGCGTACACCCGCAAGGTCGAGAAGCACGTCCCGATCCATCCGGAGTACGTCGCCTCGGTGCTGGACGAACTGGCCGACGACGACGCCGTGTTCACCGTCGACACCGGCATGTGCAATGTGTGGGCCGCACGCTATCTCTCCCCCAACGGCAAGCGCCGTGTCATCGGATCGTTCAGCCACGGCTCGATGGCCAACGCGCTCCCGCAGGCCATCGGCGCCCAGTTCACCGACCGGAGCCGGCAGGTGGTCTCGATGTCCGGCGACGGCGGATTCACCATGCTGATGGGCGACTTCCTGACCCTGGTGCAGTACGACCTGCCGGTGAAGGTCGTACTGTTCAACAACTCCTCGCTCAGCATGGTCGAGTTGGAGATGCTGGTCGCGGGTCTGCCGTCGTTCGGTACGTCCAACAAGAACCCGGACTTCGCCGCGGTCGCCCGCGCCTGCGGGGCGTACGGCGTGCGGGTGGAGAAGCCCAAGCAGCTCGAAGGCGCTCTCAAGGACGCCTTCAAGCACAAGGGCCCGGCGCTGGTCGATGTCGTCACCGACCCCAACGCACTCTCCATCCCGCCGAAGATCAGCGCCGAGATGGTGACCGGCTTCGCGCTCTCCGCGAGCAAGATCGTGCTGGACGGCGGAGTGGGCCGGATGGTCCAGATGGCCCGCTCCAACCTGCGGAACGTGCCCCGCCCCTGA
- a CDS encoding alpha-mannosidase: MHDDRTLVEDRLERALHQFIRPAQYPARTPLALSARHIPGEPVPVAQVLQESFEPFSTGTEWGKPWSTSWFRLEGTVPGEWAGRRVEVVVDPGFSGQGPGFQAEGMLYDTAGVPIKGIHPRNRHLTVASPAAGGEPVSLLLEAAANPAVLEHGFAPTPLGDVRTAGDRPLYRFTSAELAVLDEEVWHLILDIEVLSELMRELPVERSRRHEILRSLERMLDVLDLHDVAGTARAGRDELAEALSRPAAASAHRISAAGHAHIDSAWLWPLRETVRKASRTFANVTALAQDYPELVFVASQAQQYTWVKEHQPHIWERIKRAVADGQWAPVGSMWVEADANMPGGEALARQLVHGKRFFEQELGVETEEIWLPDSFGYTAAFPQLARLAGVKWFLTQKLSWNQSNKMPHHTFWWEGIDGTRVFTHFPPVDTYNAQFHGSELAHAERNFSDKGLATRSLVPFGWGDGGGGPTREMLEKARRLRDLEGSPRVGIERPAAFFAAAEEEYGAQAPVWSGELYLELHRATYTTQAKTKQGNRRSEHLLREAELWATAAALRNRADRYGYPYEALDRLWKTVLLHQFHDILPGSSIAWVHREARETYERVRAELADLVADAVAALGAAEGLVTLNSSPYHRRQVVELDAEASAVLPSGAQVQRLGDGRTLVLADTPGLGAGPLNGSAVPEHPVSATGSADEGLVLDNGLLRVVVDGDGLIAAVRDLGAGRDVLAPGHRANLLQLHPDHPNHWDAWDIDRHYRRTRTDLTDTDSVELVEEGPLRATVRVRRSFGHSHVTQDIRLTADSRRIDIDTEVDWRESEKVLKAAFPLDVHAERSTSEIQFGHIHRPTHDNTGWDAARFEICAHRWLRVAEPGYGVTLLNDSTYGHEVTRTPHDSGLGTTVRLTLLRAPHSPDPETDLGRHRFSYALAPGGELTDSVREGLALNLPLRAALAPVLPPLVDTGHPAVTVESVKLAEDRGGDVIVRLYESAGGRAGTTLRVGFPVVRAQVTDLLERPLHEADTDEHGLVLSLRPFQILTLRLTPA, from the coding sequence ATGCACGACGACCGCACCCTGGTGGAGGACCGCCTCGAACGGGCCCTTCACCAGTTCATCCGCCCCGCCCAGTACCCGGCCCGCACCCCGCTCGCGCTCTCCGCCCGGCACATCCCCGGCGAACCCGTTCCGGTGGCCCAGGTCCTCCAGGAATCGTTCGAGCCGTTCAGCACGGGCACCGAGTGGGGTAAGCCGTGGTCCACCAGCTGGTTCCGGCTGGAGGGGACCGTGCCCGGGGAGTGGGCGGGGCGGCGGGTCGAGGTGGTCGTGGACCCCGGATTCTCCGGTCAGGGGCCGGGCTTCCAGGCCGAGGGCATGCTGTACGACACCGCGGGCGTCCCCATCAAGGGCATCCATCCGCGCAATCGCCATCTGACGGTGGCCTCCCCGGCAGCGGGCGGCGAGCCGGTCTCGCTGCTGCTGGAGGCGGCGGCCAACCCCGCCGTACTGGAACACGGCTTCGCGCCGACACCGCTCGGGGACGTGCGGACGGCGGGTGACCGGCCGCTCTACCGGTTCACCTCCGCGGAGCTGGCGGTGCTGGACGAGGAGGTCTGGCATCTGATCCTGGACATCGAGGTGCTCTCCGAGCTGATGCGGGAGCTGCCCGTCGAGCGCTCCCGGCGCCACGAGATCCTGCGCTCGCTGGAGCGCATGCTCGACGTGCTGGATCTGCACGATGTGGCGGGCACGGCGCGGGCCGGCCGGGACGAACTGGCCGAAGCGCTGTCCCGCCCCGCTGCGGCGAGTGCGCACCGGATCTCGGCCGCCGGTCATGCGCACATCGACTCGGCGTGGCTGTGGCCGCTGCGCGAGACGGTGCGCAAGGCCTCGCGCACCTTCGCCAATGTCACCGCGCTGGCCCAGGACTACCCGGAGCTGGTCTTCGTGGCCTCGCAGGCCCAGCAGTACACCTGGGTGAAGGAGCACCAGCCGCACATCTGGGAGCGGATCAAGCGGGCCGTGGCGGACGGGCAGTGGGCGCCCGTGGGGTCGATGTGGGTGGAGGCCGATGCCAATATGCCCGGTGGCGAGGCGCTGGCCCGGCAGCTCGTGCACGGCAAGAGGTTCTTCGAGCAGGAGCTGGGGGTGGAGACCGAGGAGATCTGGCTGCCGGACTCCTTCGGCTACACGGCCGCCTTCCCGCAGCTGGCCCGACTGGCGGGGGTGAAATGGTTCCTGACCCAGAAGCTGTCCTGGAACCAGAGCAATAAAATGCCACATCACACCTTCTGGTGGGAGGGCATCGACGGGACCAGGGTCTTCACCCACTTCCCGCCCGTGGACACCTACAACGCCCAGTTCCACGGCAGCGAACTCGCCCACGCCGAGCGGAACTTCTCCGACAAGGGCCTGGCGACCCGCTCCCTCGTCCCGTTCGGCTGGGGCGACGGCGGGGGCGGCCCCACCCGCGAGATGCTGGAGAAGGCGCGCAGGCTCAGGGACCTGGAGGGTTCACCGAGGGTCGGCATCGAGCGGCCGGCGGCGTTCTTCGCGGCGGCCGAGGAGGAGTACGGGGCACAGGCTCCGGTCTGGTCCGGTGAGCTGTATCTGGAGCTGCACCGGGCCACGTACACCACCCAGGCCAAGACCAAACAGGGCAACCGCCGCAGCGAACACCTGCTCCGCGAGGCGGAGTTGTGGGCCACGGCGGCGGCCCTGCGCAACCGCGCCGACCGCTACGGCTATCCGTACGAGGCACTGGACCGGCTGTGGAAGACGGTCCTGCTGCATCAGTTCCATGACATCCTGCCCGGCTCGTCGATCGCCTGGGTGCACCGTGAGGCCCGCGAGACATACGAGCGGGTGCGGGCGGAACTGGCGGATCTGGTGGCGGACGCGGTGGCCGCACTGGGGGCGGCCGAGGGCCTGGTGACGCTCAACTCGTCCCCGTACCACCGCCGTCAGGTGGTCGAGCTGGACGCGGAGGCGAGCGCGGTGCTGCCCTCCGGCGCGCAGGTGCAGCGCCTGGGCGACGGTCGCACGCTGGTGCTGGCCGACACCCCCGGGCTCGGCGCGGGCCCGCTGAACGGCTCGGCGGTGCCGGAGCACCCTGTCTCCGCGACCGGTTCGGCGGACGAGGGCCTCGTGCTCGACAACGGGCTGCTGCGGGTGGTGGTCGACGGCGACGGGCTGATCGCCGCCGTCCGCGATCTCGGCGCCGGGCGGGACGTCCTCGCTCCCGGCCACCGGGCCAACCTCCTCCAGCTGCACCCCGATCACCCCAATCACTGGGACGCCTGGGACATCGACCGGCACTACCGCCGCACCCGGACCGATCTCACCGACACCGACTCCGTCGAGCTGGTGGAGGAGGGGCCGTTGCGGGCCACGGTCCGCGTGCGGCGGTCCTTCGGGCACTCACATGTCACACAGGACATCCGGCTGACCGCGGACAGCCGGCGGATCGACATCGACACCGAGGTCGACTGGCGGGAGTCGGAGAAGGTCCTCAAAGCGGCGTTCCCGCTCGATGTGCATGCCGAACGGTCCACTTCCGAGATCCAGTTCGGGCACATCCACCGCCCCACGCACGACAACACCGGCTGGGACGCGGCCCGATTCGAGATCTGTGCCCACCGCTGGCTGCGCGTCGCCGAGCCGGGGTACGGCGTGACATTGCTCAACGACTCGACGTACGGGCACGAGGTGACCCGGACCCCGCACGATTCGGGCCTCGGCACGACCGTACGGCTGACGCTGCTGCGCGCCCCGCACAGCCCCGACCCGGAGACCGACCTCGGCCGGCACCGGTTCAGCTACGCGCTGGCGCCGGGCGGCGAGCTCACGGACTCGGTACGGGAGGGGCTCGCGCTCAACCTGCCGCTGCGGGCAGCGTTGGCGCCCGTGCTGCCACCACTGGTCGACACGGGGCATCCGGCGGTCACGGTGGAGTCGGTGAAACTCGCCGAGGACCGGGGCGGCGATGTGATCGTGCGGCTGTACGAGTCGGCGGGCGGACGCGCCGGAACCACGCTGCGGGTCGGGTTCCCCGTCGTACGGGCCCAGGTCACCGATCTGCTGGAACGCCCGCTGCACGAGGCGGACACCGACGAGCACGGTCTCGTACTGTCGCTGCGGCCGTTCCAGATCCTGACACTGCGGCTGACCCCGGCGTGA
- a CDS encoding (2Fe-2S)-binding protein: MSHDGGERGARAPGEDPVRHTRACTPAELVGAAPEPEFQLTFDGRPIRALPGQTIAAALWSAGILTWRTTRVHGRPRGAFCGIGACYDCLATVNGRPNQRACLLPAGPGDAITTQEGDGHAALDG; the protein is encoded by the coding sequence ATGTCACATGACGGTGGAGAGCGGGGCGCCCGTGCCCCAGGAGAGGACCCAGTGAGACACACCCGTGCATGCACCCCCGCCGAACTCGTCGGGGCCGCGCCCGAACCGGAGTTCCAGCTGACCTTCGACGGCCGCCCGATCCGCGCACTGCCGGGCCAGACCATCGCCGCCGCACTCTGGTCGGCGGGCATCCTGACCTGGCGCACCACCCGGGTCCACGGCCGCCCGCGGGGCGCCTTCTGCGGTATCGGCGCCTGCTACGACTGCCTGGCCACCGTCAACGGCCGGCCCAACCAGCGTGCCTGCCTGCTGCCCGCGGGACCGGGCGACGCCATCACCACGCAGGAGGGCGACGGGCATGCCGCACTCGACGGATGA
- a CDS encoding FAD/NAD(P)-dependent oxidoreductase: protein MPHSTDEPRGREADRAALAVVGAGPAGLAAAVTAADHGLDVILLDAADAPGGQYYRSPADGLGATRPGALHHNWRAFVELSARLAAHRDTGAIRHLTGHQVWTVERTGDGDWILHAVTGEADDEARTAVRAQRMILATGAHERQLPFPGWTLPGVVGAAGAQAMLKSGLALPGRRIVVAGSGPLLQAVALSLARAGASVPAVVEAAGYGAYARAPRVLAANPGKLAEGARFGAELARARVRVLSHRAVTEVHGDERVEAVTVSRVDRRWRPVAGTGRRIACDALAVGHGLVPQLELAVAAGCGTRTGPDGTHAVTLDEELRTTVPGIWAAGESGGIGGVELALHEGELAALSIICEVRGGVRRQEARRAVALRRSRRRLRAFAALMGTVHRPGPGWSEWLTGDTEVCRCEEVTAGRIRTACEELGAGDTRTVKLLTRAGMGWCQGRTCGFAVRELAAAHGAGQEPGGPDRRPLACPVKLSTLADLSGPG, encoded by the coding sequence ATGCCGCACTCGACGGATGAGCCCCGGGGGCGGGAGGCCGACCGCGCCGCGCTCGCCGTGGTGGGCGCGGGACCGGCGGGCCTGGCCGCAGCCGTCACCGCTGCCGACCATGGGCTCGACGTGATCCTGCTGGACGCGGCCGACGCACCCGGTGGGCAGTACTACCGCAGCCCGGCCGACGGACTTGGCGCCACCCGGCCCGGGGCCCTGCACCACAACTGGCGCGCCTTCGTGGAACTCTCCGCGCGACTTGCCGCGCACCGCGACACCGGCGCGATCCGCCATCTCACCGGCCACCAGGTGTGGACGGTCGAACGAACCGGTGACGGGGACTGGATCCTGCACGCGGTCACCGGGGAAGCCGACGACGAGGCTCGTACCGCCGTCCGGGCCCAACGGATGATCCTGGCGACGGGCGCTCACGAGCGTCAACTGCCCTTTCCGGGCTGGACACTTCCGGGAGTGGTCGGTGCGGCGGGGGCCCAGGCCATGCTCAAGTCCGGGCTGGCGCTGCCGGGGCGCCGCATCGTGGTCGCGGGGAGCGGGCCGCTGCTGCAGGCGGTCGCCCTCTCGCTGGCGCGTGCGGGGGCGAGCGTCCCGGCGGTGGTCGAAGCCGCCGGGTACGGGGCGTACGCCCGTGCTCCCCGGGTGCTGGCCGCCAACCCCGGCAAGCTGGCGGAAGGGGCCCGCTTCGGGGCGGAGCTGGCCCGGGCCCGGGTCCGGGTGCTGAGCCACCGGGCGGTCACCGAGGTGCACGGCGACGAGCGGGTGGAGGCGGTGACCGTCAGCAGGGTGGACCGTCGATGGCGGCCCGTCGCGGGGACCGGCCGCCGGATCGCCTGCGACGCGCTCGCCGTGGGACATGGGCTCGTGCCGCAGCTGGAACTCGCCGTGGCAGCCGGCTGCGGTACGCGTACGGGCCCCGACGGCACTCACGCGGTCACCCTCGACGAAGAGCTCAGGACCACCGTCCCCGGGATCTGGGCGGCCGGCGAGTCCGGCGGCATCGGTGGTGTGGAACTCGCTCTGCACGAGGGTGAGTTGGCGGCACTGTCCATCATCTGTGAGGTACGGGGCGGGGTACGGAGGCAGGAAGCGCGCAGAGCCGTCGCGCTGCGCCGCTCCCGCCGTCGCCTGCGGGCCTTCGCCGCGCTGATGGGGACCGTGCACCGGCCGGGGCCCGGCTGGAGCGAGTGGCTGACCGGCGACACGGAGGTCTGCCGCTGCGAAGAGGTCACGGCGGGCCGGATCCGTACGGCGTGCGAGGAGCTGGGAGCCGGTGACACCAGGACCGTCAAACTGCTCACCCGGGCCGGAATGGGGTGGTGCCAGGGCCGGACGTGCGGATTCGCCGTCCGTGAACTGGCCGCCGCGCACGGCGCCGGACAGGAGCCGGGCGGACCCGACCGGCGCCCGCTGGCCTGCCCCGTGAAGCTCTCCACGCTCGCCGACCTCTCCGGCCCCGGGTAG
- a CDS encoding NAD(P)/FAD-dependent oxidoreductase encodes MLTRHPLDVVIVGAGMVGAACAYYTSRSGLSVAVVDRGPVSGGTTGAGEGNLLVSDKVPGPELELALLSASLWRQLAEELPPEIEYELKGGVVVAASEDSLATLSATAAGQRAAGVEAHHIASDRLRDIEPHLAPDLAGGCHYPQDAQVQPALAASELLRSAARAGALVCPGEEVVGILRDREGAVRGVRTTRGELRAPVVVNAAGTWGGDLAALAGVNLPVLPRRGFVLVTEPLPRLIRHKVYAAEYVADVSSGSAALQISPVVEGTPSGPVLIGASRERVGFDRTLSVPVVARLAAGAAALFPVLADVRVMRAYHGFRPYLPDHLPAIGPDPRVPGLFHACGHEGAGIGLAPVTGLLIADAIRGERPALDLGPFAPDRFAATRDVT; translated from the coding sequence GTGCTCACGAGACACCCCCTGGATGTCGTCATCGTCGGGGCCGGAATGGTCGGTGCCGCCTGCGCCTACTACACCTCCCGGTCCGGACTGTCCGTAGCCGTCGTCGACCGCGGGCCGGTCTCCGGCGGCACCACCGGAGCCGGCGAGGGCAACCTCCTGGTCTCCGACAAAGTGCCGGGACCGGAGTTGGAACTGGCCCTGCTCTCCGCCTCCTTGTGGCGGCAACTGGCCGAGGAGCTGCCCCCGGAAATCGAGTACGAGCTCAAGGGCGGCGTGGTCGTCGCCGCCTCCGAGGACTCCCTGGCCACCCTGTCCGCGACCGCCGCCGGTCAGCGGGCGGCGGGTGTCGAGGCGCACCACATCGCATCCGACCGGCTCCGCGACATCGAGCCCCACCTCGCACCGGACCTGGCCGGCGGCTGCCACTACCCGCAGGACGCCCAGGTCCAACCAGCCCTGGCGGCATCCGAGTTGTTGCGTTCGGCTGCTCGTGCCGGCGCGCTCGTGTGCCCGGGGGAGGAGGTGGTCGGGATACTCAGGGACCGCGAGGGCGCCGTACGCGGGGTACGTACGACAAGGGGCGAACTGCGCGCCCCCGTCGTGGTCAACGCGGCAGGTACCTGGGGCGGCGACCTGGCCGCACTGGCCGGGGTGAACCTGCCGGTCCTGCCGCGCAGAGGGTTCGTACTGGTCACCGAACCACTGCCCCGGCTGATCCGGCACAAGGTCTACGCGGCGGAGTACGTGGCCGACGTGTCGAGCGGGTCCGCGGCGCTCCAGATCTCGCCCGTGGTGGAGGGCACGCCCTCCGGTCCGGTGCTCATCGGCGCGAGCCGCGAACGGGTCGGCTTCGACCGGACGTTGTCCGTTCCGGTGGTCGCCCGGCTGGCGGCCGGGGCCGCCGCGCTCTTCCCCGTACTCGCCGATGTGCGGGTGATGCGCGCCTACCACGGATTCCGCCCCTACCTGCCCGATCACCTCCCCGCGATCGGACCGGACCCCCGGGTGCCGGGGCTCTTCCACGCCTGCGGCCATGAGGGGGCCGGGATCGGGCTGGCGCCCGTGACCGGACTGCTGATCGCCGACGCGATCCGGGGAGAGCGGCCCGCACTCGATCTCGGACCGTTCGCACCCGACCGGTTCGCTGCCACACGCGATGTCACATGA